In Pseudomonas grandcourensis, the DNA window CGACCTTGTCACCTTCTTTAACCGAAATCACAGCACCGTACGGCAGCTTGTAACGCTCACGCTCACGACCGAAGTCATCAGCGATGGCCAGCTCACCGGAACGGGACACGGCAACCAGGCAACCATCCACTCGCTCAACGTGCTTCAGGTTATGCAGACGGACGGTACCGCCATTCTTCACCTGAACGCTGTCGGCTGCGGAGGTCCGGCTTGCCGCACCACCGATGTGGAACGTACGCATCGTCAGCTGGGTACCCGGTTCACCGATGGACTGGGCAGCGATAACGCCGACCGCTTCACCGATGTTCACCTGGTGACCACGGGCCAGATCGCGACCGTAGCACTTGGCGCAAATGCCGAAGCGGGTTTCGCAGCTGATCGGCGAACGCACGATCACTTCGTCGATGCTGTTGAGCTCGATGAACTCGACCCACTTCTCGTCTACCAGGGTGCCGGCAGGAACGATGACGTCCTCGGTACCTGGCTTGAATACGTCACGGGCGATAACACGACCCAATACGCGCTCACCCAGCGGCTCTACAACGTCACCGCCTTCAATGTGCGGAGTCATCAGCAGACCGTGTTCGGTGCCGCAATCGATCTCGGTTACAACCAGATCTTGTGCAACGTCTACCAGACGACGAGTCAGGTAACCGGAGTTAGCCGTTTTCAACGCGGTATCCGCAAGACCCTTACGAGCACCGTGAGTGGAGATGAAGTACTGAAGTACGCTCAAACCTTCACGGAAGTTCGCAGTAATCGGCGTTTCAATGATGGAACCGTCCGGCTTGGCCATCAGGCCACGCATACCGGCCAGCTGACGAATCTGTGCTGCGGAACCCCGCGCACCCGAGTCAGCCATCATGTACATCGAGTTGAAGGACTCTTGGTCAACTTCGTTGCCGTGACGGTCGATGACTTTCTCTTTCGAGAGGTTGGCCATCATCGCCTTGGAAACTTCGTCGTTCGCCTTGGACCAAAGGTCGATTACTTTGTTGTACTTCTCGCCCTGGGTTACCAGGCCGGAGGCGTACTGGCTTTCGATCTCTTTCACTTCATCAGTAGCAGCATTGATGATGCGGGCTTTTTCATCCGGGATAACGAAGTCGTTAACACCGATGGAAACGCCGGAAATGGTCGAATAAGCAAAACCGGTGTACATCAACTGGTCAGCGAAGATCACAGTCTCTTTCAAACCAACCACGCGATAGCACTGGTTGATCAGCTTGGAGATCGCCTTTTTCTTCATCGGCAGGTTGACGACGTCGTACGACAGACCTTTTGGCACAACCTGGAACAACAGAGCACGGCCGACAGTGGTGTCGACGATACGGGTGTTGCTCACGCTGCCGCCATCACGGTCGTTGACGGTTTCGTTGATCCGGACTTTAACCTTGGCGTGCAGTGCGGCTTCGCCGGCACGGAACACACGGTCAACTTCCTGCAGATCCGCGAACACTCGACCTTCGCCCTTGGCGTTGATCGCTTCACGAGTCATGTAGTACAGACCCAATACAACGTCCTGCGACGGAACGATGATTGGCTCACCGTTGGCTGGCGACAGAATGTTGTTGGTCGACATCATCAACGCACGCGCTTCGAGCTGGGCTTCCAGCGTCAGCGGTACGTGCACGGCCATTTGGTCGCCGTCGAAGTCGGCGTTGTACGCGGCGCAGACCAGAGGGTGCAGCTGGATAGCCTTACCTTCGATCAGTACCGGTTCAAACGCCTGGATACCCAGACGGTGAAGGGTCGGTGCACGGTTGAGAAGAACCGGGTGTTCGCGAATCACTTCAGCGAGAACGTCCCAGACTTCCGGCAGCTCGCGCTCGACCATCTTCTTGGCAGCCTTGATGGTGGTAGCAAGACCACGCATTTCAAGCTTGCCGAAAATGAACGGCTTGAACAGCTCGAGAGCCATTTTCTTCGGCAGACCGCACTGGTGCAGACGCAGGGTCGGACCTACGGTAATTACCGAACGGCCGGAGTAGTCAACACGCTTACCGAGCAAGTTCTGACGGAAACGACCCTGCTTACCCTTGATCATGTCAGCCAGGGATTTCAGAGGACGCTTGTTGGAACCTGTGATAGCGCGGCCACGACGACCGTTGTCGAGCAGTGCGTCGACAGCTTCCTGCAACATACGCTTTTCGTTGCGCACGATGATGTCCGGAGCGGACAGATCCAGCAGGCGCTTCAAACGGTTGTTACGGTTGATCACTCGACGATACAGATCGTTGAGGTCGGAAGTCGCGAAGCGACCGCCATCGAGCGGAACCAGTGGACGCAGATCTGGCGGCAGAACCGGCAGAACGGTCAGCACCATCCACTCTGGCAGGTTGCCGGAACCCTGGAAGGCTTCCATCAACTTCAGACGCTTGGACAGCTTCTTGATCTTGGTTTCGGAGTTGGTTTGCGGAATCTCTTCACGCAGGCGGCCAATCTCGTGTTCCAGGTCGATAGCGTGCAGCAGTTCGCGGACAGCTTCGGCACCCATGCGGGCATCGAAATCGTCGCCGAACTCTTCCAGCGCTTCGAAGTACTGCTCGTCGTTGAGCAGCTGACCTTTTTCAAGGGTGGTCATGCCTGGATCGATAACGACGTAGCTCTCGAAGTAGAGTACGCGCTCGATATCACGCAGGGTCATGTCCATCAGCAAGCCGATACGGGACGGCAGCGATTTCAGGAACCAGATGTGGGCAACTGGCGAGGCCAGTTCGATGTGCGCCATGCGCTCACGACGAACTTTTGCCAGCGCGACTTCAACGCCGCACTTCTCGCAGATCACACCACGGTGCTTCAAGCGCTTGTACTTACCGCACAGGCACTCGTAATCCTTTACCGGGCCAAAGATCTTGGCGCAGAACAGGCCGTCACGCTCAGGTTTGAACGTACGGTAGTTGATGGTTTCCGGCTTTTTAACTTCACCGAACGACCACGAACGGATCATCTCAGGCGATGCCAATCCGATACGGATGGCGTCGAACTCTTCGACTTGACCCTGGTTTTTCAGCAAATTCAGTAGGTCTTTCAAGGCCTTTCCTCCTGGCGGAGCAGAGAGCGGGCAATCCTGCCCCGCTCTCGATTCGCGTCACGTGTTATTCGGTTTCCAGATCGATATCGATGCCGAGGGAACGAATTTCCTTGATCAACACGTTGAAGGACTCGGGCATGCCCGGCTCCATACGGTGATCGCCATCCACGATGTTCTTGTACATCTTGGTACGGCCGTTCACATCGTCCGACTTCACTGTGAGCATTTCTTGCAGAGTGTAAGCGGCACCGTATGCTTCCAGTGCCCAGACCTCCATCTCCCCGAAACGCTGACCACCGAACTGCGCCTTACCACCCAGCGGCTGCTGGGTAACCAGGCTGTACGAACCGGTAGAACGAGCGTGCATCTTGTCGTCTACCAAGTGGTTCAGCTTCAGCATGTACATATAGCCAACGGTAACCGGGCGCTCGAACTTGTTGCCGGTACGGCCATCAGTCAGCTGCATCTGGCCGCTTTCTGGCAGGTCCGCCAGTTTCAGCATGGCCTTGATTTCGCTTTCCTTGGCACCGTCGAACACTGGAGTGGCCATTGGAACGCCGCCACGCAGGTTTTGAGCCAGATCCAGGATTTCCTGGTCCGAGAAGTCATCGAGGCTTTCCTGACGACCGCCGATCTCGTTATAGATCTCGTGCAGGAACTTGCGCAGCTCGGCAACCTTGCGCTGCTCTTCAATCATGCGGTTGATCTTCTCGCCCAGACCCTTGGCCGCGAGGCCCAGGTGGGTTTCAAGGATCTGACCGACGTTCATACGCGAAGGTACGCCCAGCGGGTTGAGGACGACGTCGACCGGGGTGCCATTGGCATCGTGCGGCATGTCTTCAACCGGCATGATCACGGAGACCACACCTTTGTTACCGTGACGACCGGCCATCTTGTCGCCCGGCTGGATGCGACGACGGATTGCCAGGTAGACCTTGACGATTTTCAGCACGCCTGGAGCCAGGTCATCGCCCTGCTGCAGTTTGCGCTTCTTGTCTTCGAACTTGTCGTCCAGCAGACGGCGACGATCAACGATGTAGGCCTGAGCCTTCTCGAGCTGCTCGTTCAGAGCATCTTCAGCCATGCGCAGTTTGAACCACTGGCCGTGCTCAAGACCGTCGAGAACTTCGTCGGTGATGTCCTGGCCTTTCTTCAGACCGGCGCCGCCTTCGGCTTTGTGGCCGACCAGAGCGGAACGCAGACGTTCGAAAGTAGCACCTTCAACGATGCGGAACTCTTCGTTCAGGTCCTTGCGGATCTCGTCCAGCTGGGACTTCTCGATCGACAGGGCACGAGCATCACGCTCAACGCCGTCACGGGTGAAGACCTGTACGTCGATGACGGTACCCTTGGTGCCGGTAGGCACGCGCAGGGAGGTGTCTTTAACGTCGCTGGCTTTTTCACCGAAGATGGCACGCAACAGCTTCTCTTCCGGAGTCAGTTGAGTCTCGCCTTTCGGAGTGACCTTACCTACCAGAATGTCGCCAGCGCCAACTTCAGCACCTACGTAAACGATACCGGCCTCGTCCAGTTTGTTCAGTGCAGCTTCACCCACGTTCGGGATGTCTGCAGTGATTTCCTCTGGGCCAAGCTTGGTGTCACGCGCCACACAGGTCAGCTCCTGAATGTGGATCGTGGTGAAGCGATCTTCTTGAACAACTCGTTCCGACAAGCAGATGGAGTCTTCGAAGTTGTAACCGTTCCAGGCCATGAACGCGATACGCATGTTCTGACCCAGTGCCAGCTCACCCATGTCGGTGGACGGACCATCGGCCATGATGTCGCTGCGCTGAACCCGATCACCTTTACGCACCAGCGGACGCTGGTTGATGCAGGTGTTCTGGTTGGAGCGGGTGTATTTGGTCAGGTTGTAGATGTCGACACCAGCTTCACCGGTTTCAACTTCGTCATCAGCAACACGAACCACGATACGGCTGGCATCAACGGAGTCGATCACGCCGCCACGACGAGCCACGACGCAAACGCCGGAGTCACGGGCTACGTTACGCTCCATGCCGGTACCGACCAGCGGCTTGTCAGCGCGCAGGGTTGGTACAGCTTGACGCTGCATGTTCGAACCCATCAACGCACGGTTGGCGTCATCGTGCTCGAGGAACGGGATCAGCGACGCGGCAACCGAAACTACCTGCTTCGGCGATACGTCCATCAAGGTGACGTCTTCCGGCGCCTTGACGGTGAACTCGTTCAAGTGACGAACAGCTACCAGCTCGTCGATCAGCATTTTCTTGTCGTTCATCGTGGCCGAAGCCTGAGCGATCACGTGATCAGCTTCTTCGATGGCGGACAGGAACACGATCTCATCGGTAACCAGGGCGTCTTTCACCACACGGTACGGGCTCTCGAGGAAGCCGTACTGGTTGGTGCGCGCATAGGCAGCCAGGGAGTTGATCAGACCGATGTTCGGACCTTCCGGCGTTTCGATCGGGCAAACACGACCGTAGTGCGTCGGGTGTACGTCACGAACTTCAAAGCCGGCACGCTCACGAGTCAAACCGCCAGGGCCGAGTGCAGACACACGACGCTTGTGGGTGATCTCGGACAGCGGGTTGTTCTGGTCCATGAACTGGGACAGCTGGCTGGAACCGAAGAACTCTTTCACCGCCGCAGCCACTGGCTTGGCGTTGATCAGGTCTTGCGGCATCAGGCCTTCGCTTTCAGCCATCGACAGACGCTCTTTGACCGCACGCTCAACACGTACCAGGCCAACGCGGAACTGGTTCTCGGCCATTTCGCCTACGCAGCGAACACGACGGTTACCCAGGTGGTCGATGTCATCGACGATGCCTTTACCGTTACGGATGTCGACCAGGGTCTTCAGTACCGCGACGATGTCTTCCTTGCACAGCACGCCCGAACCTTCGATCTCGGTACGACCGATACGACGGTTGAACTTCATCCGGCCGACCGCAGACAGGTCATAGCGCTCAGGGCTGAAGAACAGGTTGTTGAACAGGGTCTCGGCAGCGTCCTTGGTTGGCGGCTCGCCAGGACGCATCATGCGATAGATCTCGACCAGCGCTTCCAATTGGTTGCTGGTGGAGTCGATCTTCAGGGTGTCGGAGACGAACGGACCGCAGTCGATATCGTTGGTGTACAGAGTTTCGATGCGAACAACCTGAGCCTTGGCGATTTTGGCCAGGATCTCAGTGTTCAGCTCGGTGTTGCACTCTGCCAGGATTTCGCCGGTTGCCGGATGCACGATGACCTTGGCGGTTGTGCGACCCAGGACGTAGTCCAGAGGCACATCCAGCTCTTTGATCCCGGCTTTTTCCAGCTGGTTGATGTGGCGAGCGGTGATACGACGACCCTGCTCGACAATAACCTTGCCTTTATCATCCAGAATATCGAGGACAGCGATTTCACCGCGCAGGCGCTGAGGCACCAGCTCCAGGCTCAGGGTCTCGCCCTTCACGTGGAATACGTTGGTGGTATAGAACGCGTCCAGCACTTCTTCAGTGGTATAGCCCAGCGCGCGCAGCAGTACCGAGGCAGGCAGCTTGCGACGACGGTCGATACGCACGAATACGCAGTCTTTCGGGTCGAACTCGAAGTCCAGCCACGAACCGCGGTAAGGAATGATGCGCGCGGAGTACAGCAGTTTACCGGAGCTGTGCGTCTTGCCACGGTCGTGGTCGAAGAACACGCCCGGGGAACGGTGCAGCTGGGAAACGATTACACGCTCGGTACCGTTGATTACGAAGGTACCGTTTTCAGTCATCAGGGGAATTTCACCCATGTAGACTTCTTGCTCTTTGATGTCCTTGATCGCTTTGTTCGACGACTCTTTGTCGAAAATGATCAGGCGCACTTTTACCCGCAAAGGTACGGCGTAAGTTACACCGCGCAATACGCATTCTTTGACATCAAATGCCGGTTCGCCCAGGCGATAACCGACGTACTCCAGCGCAGCATTGCCGGAGTAGCTGATGATCGGGAAAACGGATTTGAAGGCCGCATGCAGGCCCACGTCGCGGAACTGATCTTTAGTCGCTCCCGCTTGCAAGAATTCACGATACGAATCCAGCTGGATGGCCAGGAGGTACGGCACATCCATGACGTCCGGCAACTTGCTAAAGTCCTTGCGGATACGTTTTTTCTCAGTATATGAGTAAGCCATCAGCGTTCCCCAGCTTGGTCACCTGCTTGTTTGGCCCCTCCCGACGGGAGCAGCCAGAAAATCGTGCAAACCCCATGGTTTGCGCCACCGCATCGGGTGGTTACAGCTCGCTATCGACACCGACCCAGTCGGCTGGCAATAACGGAAAAAGGCCGGTGGCAAGAGCCACCAGCCATCAGCCTGTCGCTTAACGCTCGGGCTGGAGACGCAAAGTCGATGCTTACTTCAGCTCGACTTTAGCGCCTGCTTCTTCCAGAGTTGCTTTGGCTTTGTCGCCTGCATCTTTGGTCACTGCTTCCAGAACCATGGCAGGAGCGCCGTCAACTACAGCCTTGGCTTCTTTCAGGCCCAGACCGGTCAGTTCACGTACTGCCTTGATCACGTTAACTTTCTTCTCGCCAGCTTCGAGCAGCATGACGTTGAATTCAGTTTGCTCTTCAACAACAGCGGCAGCAGCAGCTGGACCAGCCGAAGCAGCAGCAGCGGTAACACCGAATTTTTCTTCGAAAGCTTTGATCAGCTCAACAACTTCCATTACGGACATGTTGCCAACTGCTTCAAGGATATCGTTCTGAGAGATAGACATGAATCTAATTCCTGATATTGGGGACGGCCTACGCGACCATCGAAAAAAACAAAAAACGCGAGAAGTTGACGAGCCTTAGGCTGCAGCAGCTTCTTTCTGGTCGCGAATTGCCGCCAGGGTACGAGCCAACTTGCTGGTAGCGCCTTGAATCACGCTCATCAGCTGAGAAATTGCTTCGTCACGGGTCGGCAGAGTTGCCAGTACGTCGATTTGGTTAGCTGCGAGGAACTTGCCCTCGAACGCAGCTGCCTTGATCTCGAACTTGTCCTGACCCTTTGCGAATTCCTTGAAGATCCGGGCAGCAGCGCCTGGATGTTCCTTGGAGAACGCAATCAGGGTAGGGCCAGTGAACACGTCGTTGAGGACACTGAATTCAGTGTCAGCAACAGCGCGCTTGAGCAGGGTGTTACGTACAACACGTACGTAAACGCCAGCTTCACGAGCCTCTTTACGGAGTCCGGTCATCGCGCCTACTGTTACGCCACGGGCATCAGCCACGACAGCGGACAGAGCGACTTTGGCAGCCTCGTTGACTTCAGCGACGATGGCCTTCTTGTCTTCGAGTTTAATTGCCACGGGTTTAACTCCTGCTTGTTACCGTTTCATCTGGTCGAAACCCGATGTCGTTTTGGTGTCTGATTCGGTAAGGAACCGGGAGCACCATCTGCGTAGGCTTGTGGTTTAAGACTTGCGTCGCCTACGGTCTTGGATAGCCCCCGCCAGGCAGGGACCCCAATTTTTCAATTGGCGCGATCGCTCGCACCAATCTGTGTCTTACGCGTCGAGCGAGCCTTGGTCGATGACCAGGCCTGGACCCATGGTGGTGCTCAGGGTAACGCGCTTGACGTAAATACCTTTCGAGGAAGCTGGCTTGATACGCTTCAGATCAGCGATCAGGGCTTCAACGTTTTCCTTCAGCTTGACGGCGTCGAAGCCGACCTTGCCAACGGAGGTGTGGATGATGCCGTTTTTGTCGGTGCGATAACGAACCTGACCAGCCTTGGCGTTTTTAACCGCGGTAGCTACGTCTGGAGTTACGGTGCCGACTTTAGGGTTAGGCATCAGGCCACGTGGACCGAGGATCTGACCCAACTGACCTACAACGCGCATTGCATCCGGGGATGCGATCACTACGTCATAGTTCAGGTCGCCGCCTTTCATTTCGGCAGCCAGGTCGTCCATGCCTACGCGGTCAGCGCCGGCAGCCAGAGCGGCTTCAGCAGCTGGACCCTGGGTGAACACAGCAACGCGAACGGTCTTGCCAGTGCCGTGTGGCAGCACAGTAGCGCTACGAACGACCTGGTCGGATTTACGCGGGTCAACACCCAGGTTTACAGCTACGTCGAACGACTCGCTGAACTTGACAGTCGACAGCTCGGCCAGCAGGGCAGCGGCGTCTACAAAGTTGTAGGCCTTGCCTGCTTCGATTTTGCCGGCGATAGCCTTTTGACGCTTGGTCAGCTTAGCCATTACACACCCTCCACGTTAAGGCCCATGCTACGAGCAGAACCGGCGATAGTACGCACGGCTGCTTCCATATCAGCTGCAGTCAGATCCGCGTTTTTGGTTTTCGCGATTTCTTCCAGCTGAGCACGAGTCACGGTGCCAACCTTAACGGTGTTCGGACGAGCGGAACCGCTGGTCAGACCGGCCGCCTTCTTCAGCAGAACCGAAGCAGGGGTGGATTTGGTTTCGAAAGTGAAGCTACGGTCGCTGTAGACAGTGATGATCACTGGAGTCGGCAGACCTGGCTCAAGACCCTGAGTACGGGCGTTGAAAGCCTTGCAGAATTCCATGATGTTCACGCCGTGCTGACCCAGAGCAGGACCAACAGGTGGGCTTGGGTTAGCCTGAGCGGCTTTCACTTGCAGCTTGATGTAAGCGGTAATCTTCTTGGCCATGAGGCACTCCAATTACGGGTTCAAACGCCTCGAAAGGCTCCCCGGTTACTTGCGCGTTTATCCCAGTGACGACAAAACCCCACAGCCTACGGCTGCGGGGTTGGGATTTTTGTTCAACTAGACCTTTTCGACCTGGCTGAACTCGAGCTCCACCGGAGTAGAGCGACCGAAAATGAGCACTGCGACCTGGATCCGGCTCTTTTCGTAGTTAACTTCTTCAACAACACCGGTAAAGTCTGCGAACGGACCGTCATTGACACGCACCGACTCACCCGGCTCGAACAACGTCTTCGGCTTTGGCTTGTCGCTGCCATCGGCAACGCGGCGCAGAATCGCTTCTGCTTCTTTATCGGTGATTGGCGCAGGCTTATCGGCAGTACCGCCAATGAAACCCATCACCCGAGGAGTATCCTTGACCAAGTGCCAAGTACCCTCGTTCATATCCATCTGCACCAGCACATAGCCAGGGAAGAATTTGCGTTCGCTTTTGCGCTTCTGGCCATTGCGCATTTCAACCACTTCTTCAGTGGGAACCAGAATCTCGCCGAAGCCATCTTCCATACCGGCCAGCTTTACGCGCTCGACCAGCGAGCGCATTACATGCTTCTCGTAACCGGAGTAAGCATGCACAACATACCAACGCTTAGCCACGGGACACCCTTAGCCGACGATCAAGGAAACAAGCCAGCCGAGCAGGGAATCGAGCCCCCACAACAGCAACGCCATAACCAGGACAACAGCCACAACGATCAACGTGGTCTGCGTGGTTTCTTGGCGAGTTGGCCAAACGACTTTACGAATTTCGGTGCGAGCTTCCTTAACCAGTACAAAGAAAGACTTGCCCTTGACCGTCTGCAGGCCTACAAAGGCAGCTACGGCAGCAATAGCAAGCAATGCGAGTACGCGGTACAGGATCGGCGAAGCAGAAAAGTACTGATTGCCAACAACGCCAACAACCACCAGAGCGACTACTACAAGCCACTTGAGGAGGTCGAAACGAGAGCCTTGAGCTTCAGCTTTAGGAGTCATCTATGAAGATCCTGTGAAAAGAAAGCCAGACACACCGAGTGAATCTGGCAGGTCAGGAGGGAATCGAACCCCCAACCTACGGTTTTGGAGACCGTCGCTCTGCCAATTGAGCTACTGACCTAAAACAAAATCAGGCCGACCATTATGCCGACCCGAAAAAGACTTTACAACACTTACCAGGCAATCCCGGCTGCAACACCGATATCCACGATACCGGCAACCCTCAGAAACACAATCAGGCGCAACCACTACCACCTAAAACAAAGGCAGATATTTTCATATCTGCCTTGTTATATGGAGCTCTTGAGCGGATTTGAACCGCTGACCTCACCCTTACCAAGGGTGTGCTCTACCAACTGAGCTACAAGAGCGTAACACTGTGCAAAACCCGTAAACTTGGAGCGGGTAGCGGGAATCGAACCCGCATCATCAGCTTGGAAGGCTGAGGTTCTACCACTAAACTATACCCGCGAGGCTTACAGCTCTCGCTAAAAATGGTGGAGGGGGAAGGATTCGAACCTTCGAAGTCGTAGACGTCAGATTTACAGTCTGATCCCTTTGGCCGCTCGGGAACCCCTCCTAAGCGAGCCGGCATTCTACATCATGCCAGCCTTCTGTCAAGCATTTTTCTCATTAAAAACCTGAGCTTAGCTGCGTTGACCTCGCTTCACACCGTTAACCGTTTCCGGTGTTCGCTGTGGAGCGGGCGCCATTCTATGCAAACTATTCGGCGGGTGCAACCCCCTCGCACGGCATTATTTTATGTTTTAACTCATTGAATTCTTTAGAAAGGTTTAGCAGCTGCAAATCGTCCAGCCAACGCCGGCTTTCCGGTGCGATACGCACCCAATACCCCACCCCTTCTGTCGCAGCTTTCGGCAGGGACTGAAACTTGACCTCCATCCCGCTCAAACGTCGCTCAACCGCCTGGGCGGCCTCCTGGCGCGTATAGCCGCCCAGATAAAGGCAGCCATTGTCTGTCGAGACAGCTTTACCCTTGTCTTTGG includes these proteins:
- the rpoC gene encoding DNA-directed RNA polymerase subunit beta'; the encoded protein is MKDLLNLLKNQGQVEEFDAIRIGLASPEMIRSWSFGEVKKPETINYRTFKPERDGLFCAKIFGPVKDYECLCGKYKRLKHRGVICEKCGVEVALAKVRRERMAHIELASPVAHIWFLKSLPSRIGLLMDMTLRDIERVLYFESYVVIDPGMTTLEKGQLLNDEQYFEALEEFGDDFDARMGAEAVRELLHAIDLEHEIGRLREEIPQTNSETKIKKLSKRLKLMEAFQGSGNLPEWMVLTVLPVLPPDLRPLVPLDGGRFATSDLNDLYRRVINRNNRLKRLLDLSAPDIIVRNEKRMLQEAVDALLDNGRRGRAITGSNKRPLKSLADMIKGKQGRFRQNLLGKRVDYSGRSVITVGPTLRLHQCGLPKKMALELFKPFIFGKLEMRGLATTIKAAKKMVERELPEVWDVLAEVIREHPVLLNRAPTLHRLGIQAFEPVLIEGKAIQLHPLVCAAYNADFDGDQMAVHVPLTLEAQLEARALMMSTNNILSPANGEPIIVPSQDVVLGLYYMTREAINAKGEGRVFADLQEVDRVFRAGEAALHAKVKVRINETVNDRDGGSVSNTRIVDTTVGRALLFQVVPKGLSYDVVNLPMKKKAISKLINQCYRVVGLKETVIFADQLMYTGFAYSTISGVSIGVNDFVIPDEKARIINAATDEVKEIESQYASGLVTQGEKYNKVIDLWSKANDEVSKAMMANLSKEKVIDRHGNEVDQESFNSMYMMADSGARGSAAQIRQLAGMRGLMAKPDGSIIETPITANFREGLSVLQYFISTHGARKGLADTALKTANSGYLTRRLVDVAQDLVVTEIDCGTEHGLLMTPHIEGGDVVEPLGERVLGRVIARDVFKPGTEDVIVPAGTLVDEKWVEFIELNSIDEVIVRSPISCETRFGICAKCYGRDLARGHQVNIGEAVGVIAAQSIGEPGTQLTMRTFHIGGAASRTSAADSVQVKNGGTVRLHNLKHVERVDGCLVAVSRSGELAIADDFGRERERYKLPYGAVISVKEGDKVEAGAIVAKWDPHTHPIVTEMKGTVTYVGMEEGITIKRQTDELTGMTNIEVLDAKDRPAAGKDIRPAVKMVDDNGKDLLLPGTDVIAQYFLPANALVGVADGAKIAIGDVIARIPQETSKTRDITGGLPRVADLFEARRPKEASILAEVSGTIAFGKETKGKRRLVITPNDGTDPYEELIPKWRHLNVFEGEQVNRGEVISDGPSDPHDILRLLGVSALAKYIVNEIQDVYRLQGVKINDKHIETILRQMLRKVEIAESGDSSFIKGDQMELTHVLVENERLSGEDKFVSKFTRVLLGITKASLSTESFISAASFQETTRVLTEAAVTGKRDYLRGLKENVVVGRLIPAGTGLAYHSERKRRREADKPLRVSASEVEAALTEALNSSGN
- the rpoB gene encoding DNA-directed RNA polymerase subunit beta; this translates as MAYSYTEKKRIRKDFSKLPDVMDVPYLLAIQLDSYREFLQAGATKDQFRDVGLHAAFKSVFPIISYSGNAALEYVGYRLGEPAFDVKECVLRGVTYAVPLRVKVRLIIFDKESSNKAIKDIKEQEVYMGEIPLMTENGTFVINGTERVIVSQLHRSPGVFFDHDRGKTHSSGKLLYSARIIPYRGSWLDFEFDPKDCVFVRIDRRRKLPASVLLRALGYTTEEVLDAFYTTNVFHVKGETLSLELVPQRLRGEIAVLDILDDKGKVIVEQGRRITARHINQLEKAGIKELDVPLDYVLGRTTAKVIVHPATGEILAECNTELNTEILAKIAKAQVVRIETLYTNDIDCGPFVSDTLKIDSTSNQLEALVEIYRMMRPGEPPTKDAAETLFNNLFFSPERYDLSAVGRMKFNRRIGRTEIEGSGVLCKEDIVAVLKTLVDIRNGKGIVDDIDHLGNRRVRCVGEMAENQFRVGLVRVERAVKERLSMAESEGLMPQDLINAKPVAAAVKEFFGSSQLSQFMDQNNPLSEITHKRRVSALGPGGLTRERAGFEVRDVHPTHYGRVCPIETPEGPNIGLINSLAAYARTNQYGFLESPYRVVKDALVTDEIVFLSAIEEADHVIAQASATMNDKKMLIDELVAVRHLNEFTVKAPEDVTLMDVSPKQVVSVAASLIPFLEHDDANRALMGSNMQRQAVPTLRADKPLVGTGMERNVARDSGVCVVARRGGVIDSVDASRIVVRVADDEVETGEAGVDIYNLTKYTRSNQNTCINQRPLVRKGDRVQRSDIMADGPSTDMGELALGQNMRIAFMAWNGYNFEDSICLSERVVQEDRFTTIHIQELTCVARDTKLGPEEITADIPNVGEAALNKLDEAGIVYVGAEVGAGDILVGKVTPKGETQLTPEEKLLRAIFGEKASDVKDTSLRVPTGTKGTVIDVQVFTRDGVERDARALSIEKSQLDEIRKDLNEEFRIVEGATFERLRSALVGHKAEGGAGLKKGQDITDEVLDGLEHGQWFKLRMAEDALNEQLEKAQAYIVDRRRLLDDKFEDKKRKLQQGDDLAPGVLKIVKVYLAIRRRIQPGDKMAGRHGNKGVVSVIMPVEDMPHDANGTPVDVVLNPLGVPSRMNVGQILETHLGLAAKGLGEKINRMIEEQRKVAELRKFLHEIYNEIGGRQESLDDFSDQEILDLAQNLRGGVPMATPVFDGAKESEIKAMLKLADLPESGQMQLTDGRTGNKFERPVTVGYMYMLKLNHLVDDKMHARSTGSYSLVTQQPLGGKAQFGGQRFGEMEVWALEAYGAAYTLQEMLTVKSDDVNGRTKMYKNIVDGDHRMEPGMPESFNVLIKEIRSLGIDIDLETE
- the rplL gene encoding 50S ribosomal protein L7/L12, with the translated sequence MSISQNDILEAVGNMSVMEVVELIKAFEEKFGVTAAAASAGPAAAAAVVEEQTEFNVMLLEAGEKKVNVIKAVRELTGLGLKEAKAVVDGAPAMVLEAVTKDAGDKAKATLEEAGAKVELK
- the rplJ gene encoding 50S ribosomal protein L10; protein product: MAIKLEDKKAIVAEVNEAAKVALSAVVADARGVTVGAMTGLRKEAREAGVYVRVVRNTLLKRAVADTEFSVLNDVFTGPTLIAFSKEHPGAAARIFKEFAKGQDKFEIKAAAFEGKFLAANQIDVLATLPTRDEAISQLMSVIQGATSKLARTLAAIRDQKEAAAA
- the rplA gene encoding 50S ribosomal protein L1: MAKLTKRQKAIAGKIEAGKAYNFVDAAALLAELSTVKFSESFDVAVNLGVDPRKSDQVVRSATVLPHGTGKTVRVAVFTQGPAAEAALAAGADRVGMDDLAAEMKGGDLNYDVVIASPDAMRVVGQLGQILGPRGLMPNPKVGTVTPDVATAVKNAKAGQVRYRTDKNGIIHTSVGKVGFDAVKLKENVEALIADLKRIKPASSKGIYVKRVTLSTTMGPGLVIDQGSLDA
- the rplK gene encoding 50S ribosomal protein L11, which produces MAKKITAYIKLQVKAAQANPSPPVGPALGQHGVNIMEFCKAFNARTQGLEPGLPTPVIITVYSDRSFTFETKSTPASVLLKKAAGLTSGSARPNTVKVGTVTRAQLEEIAKTKNADLTAADMEAAVRTIAGSARSMGLNVEGV
- the nusG gene encoding transcription termination/antitermination protein NusG, which produces MAKRWYVVHAYSGYEKHVMRSLVERVKLAGMEDGFGEILVPTEEVVEMRNGQKRKSERKFFPGYVLVQMDMNEGTWHLVKDTPRVMGFIGGTADKPAPITDKEAEAILRRVADGSDKPKPKTLFEPGESVRVNDGPFADFTGVVEEVNYEKSRIQVAVLIFGRSTPVELEFSQVEKV
- the secE gene encoding preprotein translocase subunit SecE — its product is MTPKAEAQGSRFDLLKWLVVVALVVVGVVGNQYFSASPILYRVLALLAIAAVAAFVGLQTVKGKSFFVLVKEARTEIRKVVWPTRQETTQTTLIVVAVVLVMALLLWGLDSLLGWLVSLIVG